GGCACACGGGAGAATCGTACAAATAGCAAAATGGGGCGGCGAACATGCAAATGCCGTGGAAGGGCACAACCCCCGATGGGGGTCCCTCATATGTCTTGCCCTTCACTGGAAATTGTTCGTACTCCACACAGTTGGCTATATCCGTGTCGCGAGAGAAGCACAGTAGCACTTGGTAGAGTACATCTTCAAACACAAAATACTGATCATCGTTAGAAGCCGTCAACTGGATATCCTTGAAAACAAGCTTATCCACAATATGATCGGTGGTCCAAACGACGTTCCGTAACTTCTGCCAATACTCAATGTCCTTTGATGAAggaattatacatatattagactgaataaataattcaatgcAGTTTGAAACTCACATAGTCGTGCAGCTTGCTATCTAGCACAGAAGCCCAAAGTGCACCGCGATAAGGAGCTGGCGTACAGCCCTTCTTCAAGTACTGCTGACACATTGGGGCATGCCTGCTATCCAGAATACGTTGACACTGATCCGGCACAGTGTAGTGATCACTGCGTAACAAATCTGCGTAATGTGTTCGCAATTCGAAGAGATTCTTAACGGGTAGTGCTATATGTGAAAATTCCCATTGTGGTATTTGACTGTGTaacaatagaaatattttataatgtaaCTATTGCATGCAAATGTATATCTTATTCGAGTCTATGCATACTCAGTACTTTCGGTGGTTCTAGCCGGTCCTTTCAGTGATAGTAGAACCTCCAGAAGGTCTTTCGGAGCATATACGGGGCGATAATTTGAAAGATCTgtaagattttaaaataaagttatcaaaattattattgaccAAAAGATGGcgcttaaatatattaattttatttagttaccCATCCtcaaaatatgcaataataaatttatttattatgcttaGAAATGTTTGCGCTACAGGCCAGTAGATGGTGTTGTACAGttgaaaaattgaatataaaatatatctaaaCCTATCTTGATCATTACATTATCTGAATGCTTTAAAACCCTCGAATTATGCGATGTACAGAAAGAATTTTTGGggtaaatttaatatactaaatatttctTAGCGCTTCATGCGAAAGTAGATTATTTCCAATCTAAGGCATGTATTTTTGCGGctcttattttaaatttttaggTTGCTAAATTaccaaagtatatatataaataaaataatgtttctTTCGTTCAAAAACACGCaagaattgaattgaaagtaGATCTAAAGAATGCAATTATAATTGTTGAGTTtcgttaaaaattaaattcgatGTAAAGAAACAAATTGCAACTAAATATTTTGGTACCTCGACCAACAGGTGGCGCTTTAATAGGCCGTTTCTGGTTGAATAACTTTTACGtgtaaaagtatgctatgaattttattaacttaatGTCAAGAAAAGAAAGTTATCTCGAAAGTGGACAAAAACCTTTTACTAAGATTCAgtaataaactttattacGTTTTCAAATGACAGACTTTCTACGTTAAAAAGTATACtatgaattaataatttaactttGCGATTTTCATTTAAGTGAAGTTTTAAACTccaaaagtaaattaaatacgcTGATACGACTACTCACATCAATGACTTAAATCTCGCCATTTCTATAGTTTTAGTACTAACCATTGACTATAATGTTCTTTGAAAACTGTGCTTTAAGctaataattttcaaacatTTGAGAATatgagaaatttaaatattctcaTCCAAACTCAAaatttttgcttatttaaaaaaaaagtcaaaccAATATTAACTAAACCCAATTTTATTAGAGATTATGAAACATGTAGGATATAGcatcaattaattttgattgtgATTATGCGACCTTCGATTATGttacacaaatatttgattgGGCAATGCTTTCAGAACTGCaaacaatttattgcaatACAAGAAAagattgcatacttttagacTGATCatagaaaataattgtttagtGTAAAATACAAACCGCTACAATCCGGACCCTACGTTTTTTAGCTATTGTATACActtattttacaataaatttgaatgctTTTAAAAAAGGCACATGTGGGCACAATTAGCGCAGAGTCCAAGTTGAAGTTTTTTAGtgaaaatttagttattttaaatttgtattcgaAATTACAACATTTGtcatacaaatttgaatttatttaatgtacgttcaaatatataaatgtaaaattgaaataacttttatatattactaCAAGTTCAATTCGCAATTATgttgaaacaacaaaaaggggTTAAAATCAAAATGCGGCATGGTGTAGTGTTCGGAGCATGAGCAAAGATCAATTTCTAGATCAAAGGCACATAGCCATGGTTCAAAAGGAGTGATAACGGGCACTGGAAAAGTGGATTGGCTGTAATCTACCATTTTAGTGGAAGGTCACTGTATACTAGTCGATACTAGTGCCGAATGGTGGTACATAGTGGTGCATAGCCGTAATGACGACtaagataaacaaaataaagagcTGTTAACACCAAAATTTGGTGTGATGTTATGCAGACACAGGCATCCTAACATAAGGAAATGGCTAAAATTGACTTACCCATGTTATAGTTGCTCAGTTCATTCCATTTTGCTACAAAGTCTTCTCGATCAGCACTAATACGTGGTTGTCCGTGTAGTGGAACTTTCAACTCGCCACACATAGCATTGAGGCTCTTGCGGACACGCCGATCCCAGAGAACTCCAGCACGCTTTAGATAGCCC
This DNA window, taken from Drosophila nasuta strain 15112-1781.00 chromosome 2L, ASM2355853v1, whole genome shotgun sequence, encodes the following:
- the LOC132783729 gene encoding TBC1 domain family member 19 codes for the protein MEELQDASIHHMTAKVIAAIKNTKCYEPIYEELQRLVASPSVDKNDMRNTLEDAIKAAGLETEIRNMIYNLVRSRLEKLDVSDTRQTSTSKATQSDPLGYLKRAGVLWDRRVRKSLNAMCGELKVPLHGQPRISADREDFVAKWNELSNYNMDLSNYRPVYAPKDLLEVLLSLKGPARTTESTDQIPQWEFSHIALPVKNLFELRTHYADLLRSDHYTVPDQCQRILDSRHAPMCQQYLKKGCTPAPYRGALWASVLDSKLHDYDIEYWQKLRNVVWTTDHIVDKLVFKDIQLTASNDDQYFVFEDVLYQVLLCFSRDTDIANCVEYEQFPVKGKTYEGPPSGVVPFHGICMFAAPFCYLYDSPVCLYYTFRAFYIRYCHRLTTINTHPQGIVSLCLLFEKLLQTYEPQLWSHFRELQIQPLRVVFKWLMRGFSGHLPPDQLLVLWDLILGFDSLEILPLFAIIILSFRKESIMQVASLDSIEAILADLSSIKVLPLVQLALSRD